A single window of Methylacidimicrobium sp. AP8 DNA harbors:
- a CDS encoding amino acid permease produces MERRKGAGQESPNSAARPAQLHRTLSAVDLMLLGVGAIVGAGIFVLTGVAAATAAGPGLILSFVVAGLACLFAALCYAEFASMVPTAGSAYSYASLSMGEFAGWLTGWNLILAYLLTGAVVAIGWSGYFQELLSGIGISLPAAFGKAPHEGGWLNLPAALIALGLSGVLALGARESARFNHWIVGVKLGVIALFLVAAAPHVRPENWQPLLPFGWKGVMAGAALIFFAYVGFDAVSTAAEEAKEPQRDLPRGILGSLAVCTLLYILVGVVLTGIVPYRLLNVKDPVAFALVRVGERTAANLVAVGAIAGITSALLVNMYGQSRVFFAMCRDGLLPASLGRIHPVSRTPVRMIVLIGAVIAGIAGFFPIETVAELTNMGALAAFMVVALGVLVLRKKSPGLRRPFQVPAMPWTALAAIGSCGYLMTNLSRKTMVWFAAWMAAGALLYLLVLWGRPGRPAHAVLTRGAAEGEQTVPLPEDLWFATPSDSSS; encoded by the coding sequence ATGGAGCGGCGGAAAGGAGCGGGGCAGGAGTCGCCGAATTCCGCCGCCCGTCCGGCGCAATTGCACCGCACCCTTTCGGCGGTCGACTTGATGCTCCTGGGGGTGGGAGCGATCGTAGGCGCCGGGATCTTCGTCCTCACGGGCGTTGCCGCGGCGACGGCGGCCGGGCCGGGCCTCATCCTTTCCTTCGTCGTGGCGGGCCTCGCCTGCCTCTTCGCCGCGCTCTGCTACGCCGAGTTCGCCTCGATGGTGCCGACGGCGGGGAGCGCCTATTCCTATGCCTCCTTGAGCATGGGGGAGTTCGCCGGCTGGCTGACCGGCTGGAACCTGATCCTGGCCTACCTGTTGACCGGTGCCGTGGTGGCGATCGGCTGGTCGGGATATTTTCAGGAGCTTCTCTCGGGGATCGGGATCTCCCTCCCCGCCGCCTTCGGCAAGGCTCCCCACGAGGGAGGCTGGCTTAACTTGCCGGCGGCGCTGATCGCCCTCGGGCTCAGCGGGGTCCTGGCCTTGGGGGCTCGGGAGAGCGCGCGTTTCAACCACTGGATCGTCGGGGTGAAGCTCGGCGTGATCGCGCTTTTCCTGGTGGCGGCCGCGCCCCATGTCCGTCCGGAGAACTGGCAGCCGTTGCTCCCGTTCGGCTGGAAGGGGGTGATGGCCGGAGCCGCGCTCATCTTCTTCGCCTATGTCGGCTTCGACGCGGTTTCGACGGCGGCCGAGGAAGCAAAGGAGCCGCAGCGCGACCTGCCTCGCGGGATCCTCGGATCGCTCGCCGTGTGCACCCTGCTCTACATCCTGGTGGGAGTGGTCTTGACCGGGATCGTTCCGTACCGGCTTCTCAACGTCAAGGACCCGGTCGCCTTCGCGCTGGTGCGGGTTGGGGAGCGGACGGCGGCGAACCTCGTCGCGGTGGGGGCCATCGCCGGGATCACCTCGGCTCTCCTGGTGAACATGTACGGCCAATCCCGCGTCTTTTTCGCCATGTGCCGGGACGGCCTCCTGCCGGCTTCCTTGGGCAGGATCCACCCCGTTTCCCGGACGCCGGTGCGGATGATCGTCCTGATCGGAGCCGTCATCGCGGGAATCGCGGGTTTTTTCCCGATCGAAACCGTTGCGGAGCTCACCAACATGGGGGCGCTGGCCGCCTTCATGGTCGTCGCTCTCGGAGTCCTGGTCCTTCGAAAGAAGAGCCCCGGCCTCCGACGGCCGTTCCAGGTTCCGGCCATGCCGTGGACCGCTCTGGCCGCGATCGGCTCTTGCGGCTACTTGATGACTAACCTAAGTCGCAAGACCATGGTCTGGTTCGCGGCGTGGATGGCCGCGGGCGCTCTGCTCTATCTGCTGGTGCTCTGGGGCCGTCCGGGACGACCCGCTCACGCGGTCCTGACGCGGGGAGCCGCCGAGGGGGAGCAAACGGTGCCCCTTCCCGAAGATCTCTGGTTCGCAACGCCTTCGGACTCCTCTTCCTGA
- a CDS encoding VanZ family protein, protein MSRPAAPRSSSRRPLWIAFFAYALLLLSLSSIPGANLPREVSRVNDKLLHGIAYSGAGLLARLAGGSTPAATAAVAILGALDENYQRLIPGRTPDPFDWAADLSGGFLGAVLAALVERHRRASRRLQQADRCSQSESGKTAEIHENG, encoded by the coding sequence GTGAGCCGTCCCGCCGCACCGAGGTCTTCGAGCAGGCGCCCGCTCTGGATCGCCTTTTTTGCCTATGCGCTGCTCCTGCTTTCCCTTTCCAGCATCCCGGGAGCGAACCTGCCCCGGGAGGTTAGCCGGGTAAACGACAAGCTTCTCCACGGGATAGCCTACTCCGGAGCCGGCCTCCTCGCGCGTCTGGCCGGCGGAAGCACGCCCGCGGCTACGGCCGCCGTCGCGATCCTCGGCGCGCTCGACGAGAACTACCAGCGGCTCATTCCCGGCCGAACTCCCGATCCCTTCGACTGGGCGGCCGACCTTTCCGGCGGATTTTTGGGCGCCGTTCTGGCCGCCTTGGTCGAACGACATCGAAGGGCGAGCCGCCGCCTGCAACAAGCCGATCGCTGTTCCCAATCCGAATCGGGAAAAACAGCGGAAATCCACGAAAACGGATAG
- a CDS encoding transcription termination/antitermination protein NusG, translating to MFSPHERLWFCLRAQPKRERIAYDSLLRLEEVEAVLPLIRYCRLRQGKRVWTIEPLFPGYLFACFEPLVRLNAVRYAQGVAKIVRFGGRYPHIPHGAVDHLRQRLGPENLLTLECLPEPGMEVKIGAGPFCGIDAIVRKYLPGKERVRILLEWLGRQVETEVAAADVVIPDPRFAQTLTVGTTREPKPGKPAP from the coding sequence ATGTTTTCCCCGCACGAACGGCTGTGGTTCTGCTTGCGCGCCCAGCCGAAGCGAGAACGCATCGCCTACGACTCGCTGCTCCGGCTCGAGGAGGTGGAGGCCGTCTTGCCCTTGATCCGCTACTGCCGGCTGCGCCAGGGCAAACGTGTCTGGACGATCGAGCCGCTCTTTCCCGGCTATCTCTTTGCCTGCTTCGAGCCGCTCGTTCGCCTCAACGCGGTCCGCTACGCCCAAGGGGTGGCCAAGATCGTCCGGTTCGGAGGCCGATATCCCCACATTCCCCACGGAGCGGTCGACCATCTGCGCCAGCGGTTGGGCCCGGAAAACCTCCTAACCCTCGAATGCCTGCCCGAGCCGGGCATGGAGGTCAAGATCGGCGCCGGCCCGTTCTGCGGCATCGACGCCATCGTCCGCAAGTACCTCCCCGGCAAGGAGCGCGTCCGCATCCTCCTCGAATGGCTCGGCCGCCAGGTCGAAACGGAGGTCGCCGCCGCGGATGTCGTGATCCCCGACCCGCGGTTTGCGCAAACGTTGACGGTGGGAACGACGCGCGAGCCCAAGCCGGGAAAGCCCGCCCCGTGA
- a CDS encoding linear amide C-N hydrolase: MKCRRTSLLLTMAMAAGLAAPSDACTRAEYHGRDGLNITGRTMDWKEPIPASLWILPRGIHHDGLAGPHSAQWTSRYGSVVVSAFGIASADGMNEKGLVANMLWLPGSKYPEAEHPENRLSISLWVQYFLDNFATVDEAVRAMREHPVQVISDRIPGTDIYTTVHLSISDASGDNAILEYIERKLIIHHSRDDQVMTNEPEYDQQLALATYWKEVGGTVFLPGTSRSADRFARAAFYIHAIPETGNAVEGVAEVMSLMRNVSVPIGISTPEKPNISNTRWRVVADQKNLIYYYEAVTTPNTFWVDLKKADFRAGARVLRLPLEKDEIYSGDAIKHFHPSTLFPFLPVSPKR; this comes from the coding sequence ATGAAATGCCGGCGCACAAGCCTATTGCTGACCATGGCCATGGCGGCAGGCTTGGCCGCCCCGTCGGATGCGTGCACGCGTGCGGAATACCATGGGCGGGACGGCCTCAACATCACGGGACGCACTATGGATTGGAAGGAGCCGATCCCTGCCAGCTTGTGGATTCTGCCTCGCGGCATACACCATGACGGGCTTGCCGGGCCCCATTCGGCCCAATGGACTTCCCGCTACGGCAGCGTGGTCGTCAGCGCCTTCGGAATCGCCTCGGCCGACGGCATGAACGAGAAGGGCCTGGTGGCCAATATGCTGTGGCTGCCGGGCTCCAAATATCCCGAGGCCGAACATCCCGAGAACCGGTTGAGCATTTCCTTATGGGTACAGTACTTCCTCGACAATTTTGCCACGGTGGACGAGGCGGTGCGGGCCATGCGGGAGCATCCGGTGCAGGTGATCTCCGATCGGATTCCGGGCACCGACATCTACACCACCGTGCATCTGTCGATTTCGGACGCAAGCGGCGACAATGCGATCTTGGAATATATCGAGCGGAAGCTCATCATCCACCACAGCCGTGACGATCAAGTGATGACCAACGAGCCGGAGTACGATCAACAGCTGGCCCTGGCAACGTATTGGAAGGAGGTGGGCGGCACGGTATTCCTGCCGGGCACCAGCCGCTCCGCCGACCGTTTCGCACGAGCCGCTTTTTATATCCACGCCATCCCCGAGACCGGCAATGCCGTCGAGGGCGTCGCGGAGGTGATGAGCCTGATGCGCAACGTGTCGGTGCCCATCGGCATTTCGACGCCGGAGAAGCCGAATATCTCCAACACGCGCTGGCGCGTCGTGGCCGACCAGAAAAACCTCATCTACTACTACGAGGCGGTGACGACGCCGAACACGTTCTGGGTCGACCTCAAGAAGGCCGATTTCCGAGCCGGCGCGCGGGTGTTGCGGTTGCCGCTGGAGAAGGACGAGATCTACTCCGGTGATGCGATCAAGCATTTCCATCCGTCAACGCTTTTCCCGTTTCTTCCGGTCTCGCCGAAGCGGTGA
- a CDS encoding SRPBCC domain-containing protein — MNRTVQTKIEIAASPAALWNALVDFSCYPQWNPFLRSVRGEARPGERLALRVCAPDSPSVAMNAEVRTVEPNRELSWTCYWLSPRLLAGDHRFVLEIQGPRKVLLHHGETFQGLLVPCLWPLMEPRCRRGLEAMNAALKKRAESGQR, encoded by the coding sequence ATGAACCGAACCGTTCAGACCAAAATCGAGATTGCGGCTTCCCCCGCGGCCCTCTGGAATGCACTCGTCGACTTTTCTTGCTATCCCCAATGGAATCCTTTTCTCCGCTCGGTGCGCGGAGAAGCCCGTCCGGGGGAGCGGCTGGCGCTTCGCGTCTGCGCACCCGACTCGCCTTCGGTTGCCATGAACGCCGAGGTCCGCACGGTGGAGCCGAACCGGGAGCTATCTTGGACCTGTTACTGGCTCTCCCCGCGCCTGCTGGCCGGAGACCATCGCTTTGTCCTTGAGATCCAGGGCCCAAGGAAGGTCCTTCTTCACCACGGAGAGACCTTCCAGGGCCTTCTGGTCCCTTGCCTTTGGCCACTGATGGAGCCGAGGTGCCGGCGTGGGCTGGAGGCCATGAACGCAGCGCTTAAGAAACGGGCCGAATCCGGCCAAAGGTAA
- a CDS encoding DEAD/DEAH box helicase, with translation MRDLTRADEKQLGAIFEKEAYRIGLADLIRQGYLSRLIVDTLPLSGGGIDLAGVSVRKGEFVEEEAADAIAPYLDEIAGIIAAHYADRRILAFLPLRKTSEAFASACLAHGMKAEHVDGESPDRAEILERFRQGKTRLLSNAMLLTEGFDCPAVDAILILRPTRSRVLYQQMIGRGTRLFEGKRDCLILDPCFVHDRLPPLRASCLVAKDAEEEKRIDAAGCKDLLEAAEKAEEARREREETLVSRLQDHSRRIVADYLSIMLAEAEDYEPVLAWESAQPTPRQLDVLDKAGFDTSLISSRGLASKLIDGMHKRRARGLATFKQVRLMRRLGYRGDATKATFEEANAWIGERLNKKKPASVA, from the coding sequence ATGCGGGACCTGACACGCGCCGACGAGAAGCAGTTAGGGGCCATTTTCGAGAAGGAAGCCTACCGCATCGGTCTGGCCGATCTGATCCGGCAGGGCTATCTCTCGCGACTGATCGTGGACACCCTGCCGCTGTCGGGAGGGGGCATTGATTTGGCCGGTGTCTCCGTCCGCAAGGGAGAGTTCGTCGAGGAGGAAGCGGCAGACGCAATCGCTCCCTACCTCGACGAGATCGCCGGGATCATCGCCGCGCACTACGCCGACCGCCGCATCCTGGCCTTCTTGCCGCTGCGCAAGACTTCGGAGGCCTTCGCGTCGGCATGCCTTGCTCACGGTATGAAGGCTGAGCATGTCGACGGCGAATCTCCCGATAGGGCGGAGATCCTCGAGCGGTTTCGCCAGGGGAAAACCCGACTCCTGAGCAACGCCATGCTGCTCACCGAGGGATTCGACTGTCCAGCGGTTGATGCGATCCTGATTCTGCGGCCAACGCGCTCGAGGGTTCTCTACCAGCAGATGATCGGGAGGGGGACGCGGCTCTTCGAGGGGAAGCGCGATTGCCTAATCCTCGATCCCTGCTTTGTTCACGATCGCCTACCGCCCTTGCGGGCCTCCTGCCTGGTCGCCAAGGACGCCGAAGAAGAGAAGCGCATCGATGCAGCCGGCTGCAAGGACCTACTGGAGGCAGCCGAGAAAGCAGAAGAAGCGCGCCGGGAGCGGGAAGAGACGCTCGTATCCCGCCTTCAGGATCATTCGCGCAGGATCGTCGCGGACTACTTGAGCATCATGCTCGCCGAAGCAGAGGACTACGAGCCTGTCTTAGCGTGGGAGAGCGCGCAACCTACTCCGAGGCAATTGGACGTGCTGGACAAGGCCGGCTTCGACACGAGCCTCATTTCCTCGCGCGGCCTTGCGAGCAAGCTCATCGACGGCATGCACAAGAGGAGGGCAAGAGGACTTGCCACCTTCAAGCAGGTGAGACTGATGCGAAGGCTCGGCTACCGGGGCGATGCGACCAAGGCGACGTTCGAGGAGGCGAATGCGTGGATCGGGGAGCGGCTGAACAAGAAGAAGCCCGCTTCGGTGGCGTGA
- a CDS encoding phosphatidylserine/phosphatidylglycerophosphate/cardiolipin synthase family protein — MLEALFAAMEGARDHINLEFYILENVWIEGRSLEDLLIEKLHSGVAVNLIVDGYGSRRAGHAFLERLRKEGASVLLFHPMDAAGILRIDRLNERDHRKILVVDGKAGFVGGINLYPVYLNQAEPGAVQRRDFHHVLWNDLVARIEGPAVAELQRLFFATWSKEKGPPVEKKAYFPKIASVGSEWVRVIGSGPEKNRALFYRELLEAIHAAGRNIDLCTGSFVPTRQLVEELAEARGRGVAVRLVLPSALYHPGVEIAGSADYEQLLRAGVRIWEMPQEVLHAKLASIDGAWIAVGSSNLDERSVLFNQEVDAIIQGKKTASAAERVMEAEIARGREITLREWRRRTLLRRTKEFLSGMWRVLM; from the coding sequence ATGCTCGAGGCCCTCTTCGCTGCCATGGAAGGGGCCCGGGATCACATCAACTTGGAATTCTACATCCTCGAGAACGTGTGGATCGAGGGGAGAAGCCTCGAAGATCTGCTTATCGAAAAGCTCCATTCGGGCGTCGCGGTGAACCTGATTGTGGACGGCTACGGCTCCCGGCGGGCCGGCCATGCCTTTCTTGAGCGATTGCGGAAGGAAGGGGCGAGTGTCCTGCTGTTTCATCCGATGGACGCGGCAGGGATCCTGCGGATCGATCGGCTCAACGAGCGCGACCATCGGAAGATCCTGGTGGTGGACGGCAAGGCGGGGTTCGTGGGCGGCATCAACCTCTACCCGGTCTACCTGAACCAGGCGGAGCCGGGTGCGGTGCAGCGGCGGGACTTCCATCACGTCCTCTGGAATGACCTGGTAGCGCGGATCGAAGGGCCTGCTGTCGCAGAACTCCAGCGGCTCTTCTTTGCCACCTGGTCGAAGGAGAAGGGTCCGCCGGTCGAGAAAAAGGCGTACTTCCCTAAGATCGCAAGCGTAGGGAGCGAATGGGTCCGCGTGATCGGAAGCGGGCCGGAGAAGAATCGGGCTCTTTTTTACCGGGAGCTTCTGGAAGCGATCCACGCTGCCGGGCGCAACATCGATCTCTGCACCGGCTCCTTCGTGCCGACCCGGCAGCTGGTCGAAGAGTTGGCCGAGGCGAGAGGACGCGGGGTGGCCGTGCGCCTCGTCTTGCCGTCGGCCCTCTACCATCCGGGGGTGGAAATCGCCGGGAGCGCCGATTACGAGCAGCTCCTGCGAGCGGGGGTCCGCATCTGGGAGATGCCCCAGGAGGTCCTCCATGCGAAGCTGGCGTCGATCGATGGGGCCTGGATCGCGGTAGGTTCTTCGAATCTCGACGAGCGGAGCGTGCTCTTTAATCAGGAGGTCGATGCGATCATCCAGGGGAAGAAGACCGCATCGGCGGCTGAGAGGGTCATGGAAGCGGAGATCGCCCGAGGCCGGGAGATCACCCTTCGGGAGTGGCGAAGGCGGACTCTGCTGCGGCGGACGAAGGAGTTTCTTTCCGGAATGTGGCGGGTGCTGATGTAG
- a CDS encoding phosphatidylserine/phosphatidylglycerophosphate/cardiolipin synthase family protein: MEGLRRAGARILVFRPLIPEAMLGVSRSNDRDHRKILVVGGKVGFVGGVNLARVYRNYSDLRAAARGDFRHADWSDIAARIEGPAVADLQRLFFAAWTSRHGPAVEKRNYFPKVAEAGSERVRVVGSGPGRDEALY; encoded by the coding sequence TTGGAAGGGCTGCGACGGGCGGGGGCGCGGATTCTCGTCTTCCGGCCGCTCATCCCGGAGGCGATGCTTGGGGTGAGCCGGAGCAACGATCGCGACCACCGGAAGATCCTCGTGGTCGGCGGGAAGGTCGGCTTCGTCGGGGGCGTCAACTTGGCCCGGGTTTACCGGAATTACTCCGATCTCCGGGCAGCCGCGCGGGGGGACTTCCGGCACGCCGATTGGAGCGATATCGCCGCCCGCATCGAGGGGCCGGCGGTGGCCGATCTCCAGCGGCTCTTCTTTGCCGCTTGGACGAGCCGGCACGGGCCGGCGGTGGAGAAGAGAAACTATTTTCCAAAGGTCGCGGAGGCGGGGAGCGAACGGGTCCGGGTGGTCGGCAGCGGACCCGGGCGCGACGAAGCGCTCTATTAA
- a CDS encoding phospholipase D-like domain-containing protein, with product MNRSLLEAIHLARRSVDLCTGFFVPIRQEVKELARAARRGVALRLVLPSPVNDREVRAAGRADYGRLLKAGARIWEVGGAVLHAKFATIDGAWNSVGSSNMDRRSVVYNDEVDAIIFGGNTAAAARTLIEENIARSREVTLDTGHHRDLAAISHKLSPTACKKRARLLRSRLVFHPRSMSSYSSGGKPAPASHPSPFAAPRLRNL from the coding sequence ATGAATAGAAGCTTGCTCGAGGCGATCCACCTGGCGCGTCGGAGCGTGGATCTGTGCACCGGCTTTTTCGTTCCCATTCGACAGGAGGTCAAGGAGCTTGCCCGGGCGGCCCGGCGCGGCGTTGCCCTCCGGTTGGTCCTACCCTCGCCGGTCAACGACCGCGAGGTGCGCGCGGCGGGACGGGCCGATTACGGGCGACTGCTCAAAGCCGGAGCAAGGATCTGGGAAGTGGGGGGGGCGGTGCTCCATGCGAAGTTCGCCACGATCGACGGGGCCTGGAACTCGGTAGGGTCCTCGAACATGGATCGGAGGAGCGTCGTCTACAACGATGAGGTCGATGCGATCATCTTCGGCGGGAATACGGCTGCGGCCGCACGGACGCTCATCGAGGAGAACATCGCCCGCTCCAGGGAGGTCACGCTCGATACTGGGCACCACCGGGACTTAGCGGCCATTTCTCACAAGCTTTCTCCTACGGCTTGCAAAAAACGGGCTCGTCTGCTTCGCTCCCGCTTGGTTTTCCATCCTCGCAGTATGTCTTCATACAGCTCCGGTGGAAAACCTGCGCCCGCCTCGCACCCAAGCCCATTTGCGGCGCCTCGGCTACGAAATTTGTGA
- a CDS encoding ATP-dependent RecD-like DNA helicase: MAASLPPSERLSGLIERVTFFSEETGFSVLKVKVAGRRDLVAVVGTLPSVAAGEWLTAQGRWVREREHGLQFRAESLRTTPPTTVEGIERYLGSGMVKGIGPVFARKLVERFGEKILEIIEKESARLEEVEGIGPKRRARIKEAWNEQKSVREIMLFLHSHGVSTSRALRIYRTYGAEAVETVRAQPYRLARDIPGIGFQTADRIARNVGIAQDSLDRACAGLAHLLLEATESGHCALPLPLLLEGAEKLLELPEPRLREALTRSAAQGDLLLEEMEGETWVFLPYLQRAEERIAERIGSLLSSPPCYPPIDWEKALCWAQKRTGKALSASQQAALRRARESRILVVTGGPGVGKTTFLRTLLLILGAKGLRLLLCAPTGRAAKRLAEATGREAKTIHRLLEIQPANGRFTRDENRPLECDLLVVDECSMVDIPLFSHLLRALPREASLLVVGDADQLPSVGPGTVLRDLVGSGVVPVAELTEVFRQAAGSRIVATAHRMRQGLLPERPDGEESDFYFVSREEPERIAAVIVEMVKTRIPKKFGLDPLRDIQVLCPMNRGSLGVFELNARLQEELNPLRAGEREVERFGWRFRVRDKVLQTKNNYQKEVFNGDIGEVAGIDPEEQLVRVRFDGREIAYEFGELDELSPAYAVTIHKSQGSEFPAVVIPLAMQHYLLLQRNLVYTALTRARRLAVLVGQWRALAAAIKNDRIERRFSRLLPRLRRACGAPDQRISIASP, encoded by the coding sequence GTGGCCGCTTCCCTTCCGCCGTCCGAGAGACTTTCCGGGCTCATCGAACGGGTCACCTTTTTCAGCGAGGAGACCGGGTTTTCCGTGCTCAAGGTGAAGGTCGCCGGCAGGCGGGACCTGGTCGCGGTCGTCGGTACGCTTCCGTCTGTCGCGGCCGGGGAGTGGCTGACGGCCCAAGGAAGATGGGTCCGGGAGCGGGAGCATGGCCTCCAGTTCCGGGCGGAGTCGCTTCGGACGACCCCGCCGACCACCGTAGAAGGGATCGAGCGCTATTTGGGGAGCGGGATGGTCAAGGGGATCGGTCCGGTCTTCGCCAGGAAGCTGGTCGAGCGGTTCGGGGAGAAGATCCTCGAAATCATCGAAAAGGAGTCGGCCCGGCTCGAGGAGGTCGAGGGCATCGGGCCGAAGCGGAGGGCGAGGATCAAGGAAGCCTGGAACGAGCAGAAGTCGGTCCGGGAGATCATGCTCTTCCTCCACTCCCACGGGGTGAGCACGAGCCGGGCGCTCCGGATCTACCGGACCTACGGTGCCGAGGCCGTGGAAACGGTGCGCGCCCAGCCCTACCGGCTCGCCCGGGACATTCCGGGCATCGGTTTCCAGACCGCCGACCGGATCGCCCGGAACGTCGGCATTGCGCAGGACTCTCTCGACCGGGCCTGCGCGGGGCTCGCCCACCTTCTCCTGGAGGCGACCGAGTCGGGCCACTGCGCTCTGCCGCTGCCGCTCCTGCTCGAAGGAGCGGAAAAGCTTCTCGAGCTGCCGGAGCCGCGGCTTCGCGAAGCGCTGACGCGTTCCGCGGCCCAGGGGGACCTGCTCCTCGAGGAGATGGAGGGAGAGACCTGGGTCTTTCTCCCCTATCTCCAGCGCGCCGAGGAACGGATCGCCGAGCGGATCGGCTCGCTGCTTTCTTCGCCTCCGTGCTACCCGCCGATCGACTGGGAGAAGGCTCTTTGCTGGGCGCAGAAGCGTACCGGGAAAGCCCTCTCGGCCAGTCAGCAGGCGGCCCTGCGGCGCGCCCGGGAAAGCCGGATCCTGGTCGTGACGGGGGGGCCCGGGGTCGGGAAGACGACCTTCCTGCGAACGCTCCTTCTCATCCTGGGGGCCAAGGGCCTGCGCCTCCTCCTCTGCGCGCCGACGGGGCGGGCGGCGAAGCGGCTTGCGGAAGCGACGGGAAGGGAAGCGAAGACGATTCACCGGCTGCTCGAGATCCAGCCGGCGAACGGCCGCTTCACTCGGGACGAGAACCGGCCTTTGGAATGCGACCTGCTCGTGGTCGACGAGTGCTCCATGGTCGATATCCCGCTCTTCTCCCATCTTCTCCGGGCGCTTCCGCGGGAGGCGAGCCTGCTCGTTGTGGGCGATGCCGACCAGCTCCCCTCGGTCGGTCCCGGGACGGTGCTCCGCGACCTGGTCGGAAGCGGCGTGGTCCCGGTGGCCGAGCTTACCGAGGTCTTCCGGCAGGCGGCGGGCAGTCGGATCGTCGCCACGGCGCACCGGATGCGGCAGGGACTTCTGCCGGAACGCCCCGATGGGGAGGAATCGGACTTTTACTTCGTCTCCCGGGAGGAGCCCGAGCGGATCGCCGCGGTCATCGTCGAGATGGTCAAGACACGCATTCCGAAGAAGTTCGGACTGGATCCCTTGCGCGACATCCAGGTCCTCTGTCCGATGAACCGGGGCAGCCTGGGTGTTTTCGAACTCAACGCCCGTCTCCAGGAGGAGCTCAACCCGTTGCGGGCGGGCGAGCGGGAGGTCGAGCGTTTCGGCTGGCGGTTCCGCGTGCGCGACAAGGTCCTCCAGACAAAGAACAACTACCAGAAAGAGGTCTTCAACGGGGACATCGGCGAGGTGGCAGGAATCGATCCGGAGGAGCAGCTGGTGCGGGTCCGTTTCGATGGGCGGGAGATCGCCTACGAGTTCGGCGAGCTCGACGAGCTGTCGCCCGCCTATGCGGTCACGATCCACAAATCCCAGGGATCGGAATTCCCCGCCGTGGTGATCCCGCTGGCGATGCAGCACTACCTGCTGCTCCAGCGGAACCTCGTCTACACGGCCCTGACCCGTGCCCGACGGCTCGCCGTCTTGGTGGGGCAGTGGCGGGCGCTGGCCGCCGCGATCAAGAACGACCGGATCGAACGCCGCTTCTCCCGTCTGCTGCCGCGGCTGCGCCGGGCCTGCGGGGCTCCGGATCAGAGGATAAGCATCGCATCGCCGTAG
- the queA gene encoding tRNA preQ1(34) S-adenosylmethionine ribosyltransferase-isomerase QueA, whose amino-acid sequence MIRTSVERPADRSLPELAPFSFDLPEERIALFPTPDRADARLMLLERRSGSITHHRIRDLPDLLAPDDLLLLNDSRVIPAFLSCAQPRLSLLLLEEREPALWTALAEPAKKASPGRTLLFVADPGTPEEERLEAEVVEIRPRGERLVRFSRPFSLDRFGNPPLPPYIRKRRPAFPPPPLSDRERYQTVFARCPGSVAAPTAGLHFTPELLSGLPHAFVTLHVGPGTFRPLGPEEWKSGRLHPERFAIPPGLAEAARNARRLVAVGTTVARVLESAPDLREQSGTTDLFLRPPYTFRRTDALLTNFHLPRSSLFLLVCAFAGLDLIQAAYREAVAQGYRFYSYGDAMLIL is encoded by the coding sequence TTGATCCGCACCTCCGTGGAACGCCCCGCCGACCGCTCGCTCCCGGAGCTCGCTCCGTTTTCCTTCGATCTGCCCGAAGAGCGGATCGCTCTTTTCCCCACGCCCGACCGAGCCGACGCCCGGCTGATGCTCCTCGAGCGGCGCAGCGGCTCGATCACCCACCACCGGATCCGGGATCTCCCGGATCTCCTCGCTCCGGACGATCTGCTGCTGCTCAACGACTCCCGGGTGATTCCGGCTTTTCTCTCCTGCGCGCAGCCGCGCCTCTCTCTGCTCCTCCTCGAGGAGCGGGAACCCGCTCTCTGGACTGCGCTCGCCGAACCCGCCAAAAAGGCTTCGCCGGGCCGGACGCTCCTCTTCGTCGCCGATCCCGGCACCCCCGAGGAAGAGCGGCTCGAGGCGGAAGTGGTCGAGATCCGGCCGCGCGGGGAACGCCTCGTCCGGTTCTCCCGCCCGTTTTCCCTCGACCGGTTCGGGAATCCTCCGCTGCCCCCGTACATCCGGAAGCGGCGACCCGCCTTCCCGCCTCCTCCGCTCTCGGACCGCGAGCGTTATCAGACTGTTTTCGCCCGCTGCCCCGGCTCGGTGGCCGCCCCGACCGCGGGGCTCCACTTCACCCCGGAGCTTCTCTCTGGCCTTCCGCACGCCTTCGTCACCCTCCACGTCGGTCCCGGAACCTTCCGCCCGCTCGGTCCCGAGGAGTGGAAGAGCGGACGCCTCCATCCGGAACGCTTCGCCATCCCCCCGGGGTTGGCGGAGGCGGCACGGAACGCCCGCCGGCTTGTCGCGGTCGGCACGACGGTAGCTCGGGTTCTCGAAAGCGCCCCCGATCTTCGCGAGCAGAGCGGAACGACCGACCTCTTCCTCCGCCCCCCCTACACCTTCCGCCGAACCGACGCCCTGCTCACCAACTTCCACCTCCCCCGCTCGAGCCTCTTCCTGCTTGTCTGCGCCTTCGCCGGGCTCGATCTCATCCAAGCGGCCTACCGGGAGGCCGTCGCGCAGGGCTACCGCTTCTACAGCTACGGCGATGCGATGCTTATCCTCTGA